One Gimesia sp. DNA segment encodes these proteins:
- a CDS encoding DUF2784 domain-containing protein, which produces MNFHDTQFLSKLAADTIVVIHFTFVLFVLIGQLLIMLGALAGWNWIRNFKFRLIHLGSILFVVAESLLGIVCPLTTLEKWLRDQAGETSYEGDFIASWVHDALFFDAAPWVFTVCYTLFGLLVLLTFLFAPPRRKPSVQTPAEA; this is translated from the coding sequence ATGAATTTTCACGATACCCAATTTCTGAGCAAGCTGGCCGCGGATACCATTGTGGTGATTCACTTCACCTTTGTGCTGTTCGTTCTGATCGGACAGTTGCTGATCATGCTCGGCGCCCTGGCCGGATGGAACTGGATTCGCAATTTCAAATTCCGGCTGATCCACCTGGGTTCGATTCTGTTCGTCGTAGCCGAATCCCTGCTGGGTATCGTCTGTCCGCTGACCACGCTGGAAAAATGGTTGCGTGACCAGGCGGGAGAAACCTCTTATGAGGGTGATTTTATTGCCAGTTGGGTCCATGATGCGCTCTTTTTCGATGCGGCTCCCTGGGTCTTTACGGTCTGCTATACGCTGTTCGGGCTGCTGGTTCTGCTCACATTTCTCTTCGCGCCCCCGCGTCGAAAACCCTCTGTACAGACGCCTGCGGAAGCCTGA
- a CDS encoding SDR family oxidoreductase — translation MPGLENKKVVVTGGGTGIGEACALILAQAGADVVVGGRRQEPLEKVAAKAEGKVDYHVIDVADRDSVAAFFKAANEKLGQIDILVHCAGINCRDRSMEVVSPEDWDRLMTVNATGAFNCMQAVLPQMRERQDGLIINICSISGLRAALLGGVAYNASKFAMTALGTTVAQEEKDRGIRVSTIYPGEVETPILDERPVPVSKEHRAKILQPEDVAAAVLMISQLPPRAHVQDLTIKPTTAAFV, via the coding sequence ATGCCAGGATTAGAAAATAAGAAAGTTGTTGTTACCGGGGGAGGGACTGGAATCGGAGAGGCCTGTGCCCTCATATTAGCCCAGGCCGGTGCGGATGTCGTCGTGGGTGGCCGTCGTCAGGAACCACTGGAGAAAGTTGCTGCCAAGGCCGAAGGCAAAGTTGACTACCATGTGATCGATGTCGCCGATCGTGACAGCGTTGCGGCTTTCTTCAAAGCAGCCAACGAGAAACTGGGCCAGATTGACATCCTCGTCCATTGTGCCGGCATCAACTGCCGAGACCGCTCCATGGAAGTTGTCTCCCCGGAGGACTGGGATCGCCTGATGACTGTTAACGCGACCGGAGCTTTCAACTGCATGCAGGCGGTTTTGCCCCAGATGCGGGAACGCCAGGACGGACTGATCATTAATATCTGTTCGATTTCCGGTTTGCGGGCTGCTCTGCTCGGCGGCGTCGCCTATAATGCATCCAAGTTTGCGATGACTGCGCTGGGAACCACCGTCGCCCAGGAGGAAAAAGACCGTGGGATTCGAGTTTCCACCATATACCCGGGTGAAGTTGAAACTCCGATTCTGGACGAACGGCCTGTGCCCGTCAGCAAAGAACATCGCGCCAAAATTCTGCAGCCCGAGGACGTTGCTGCTGCCGTTTTGATGATCAGCCAGTTACCGCCTCGTGCTCACGTTCAGGATCTGACCATCAAGCCGACCACCGCGGCCTTCGTCTGA
- a CDS encoding response regulator transcription factor codes for MKLLVVEDEKALAQGLKFNFEQEGYTVLTAEDGPTAIRHFEECYESDGESIDLVVLDLMLPGMSGYEIAKEIRRIDEVVPILVLSARELSEDKAYAFDCGTDQYMTKPFALPELLSRVKNLLKRKSLVQKAPVTTRKMPNEYQFGNVTVDFEAFEIEVDGERKSLTNLELRLLQYFIEHEGMVLTRAQILDDVWGEQSAFVTTRTIDNFVLRLRKLVESNPAEPVHIVSVRGAGYRFMPEEMSE; via the coding sequence ATGAAGTTACTTGTTGTTGAAGACGAAAAAGCACTCGCACAGGGTTTAAAGTTCAACTTCGAACAGGAAGGTTATACGGTACTGACTGCCGAGGACGGTCCCACTGCGATCCGTCATTTCGAAGAATGCTATGAGTCGGACGGGGAGAGTATTGACCTGGTCGTACTGGACCTGATGCTGCCGGGAATGAGCGGATATGAAATTGCCAAGGAGATCCGCCGGATCGACGAAGTCGTGCCAATCCTGGTCCTCAGTGCCCGCGAGCTGAGTGAAGACAAGGCCTACGCCTTCGATTGCGGGACCGATCAGTATATGACGAAGCCGTTCGCCCTGCCCGAACTGTTGAGCCGCGTCAAGAACCTGCTCAAGCGGAAAAGCCTGGTCCAGAAAGCACCAGTCACGACGCGGAAGATGCCCAATGAATACCAGTTCGGTAATGTGACGGTGGACTTTGAAGCATTTGAAATCGAAGTCGATGGCGAGAGGAAAAGCCTGACCAACCTGGAGTTGCGGCTGCTCCAGTATTTCATCGAGCATGAGGGAATGGTGCTGACGCGAGCCCAGATTCTGGACGACGTCTGGGGCGAGCAATCTGCCTTTGTGACCACCCGTACCATCGATAATTTCGTGCTGCGGCTGCGAAAACTGGTCGAGAGCAATCCTGCCGAACCAGTGCACATTGTTTCCGTACGTGGGGCCGGATATCGCTTCATGCCGGAAGAAATGTCGGAGTGA
- a CDS encoding fatty acid desaturase — translation MASVILEQPPENQSTVTAQPKKSKKREEREQIISRFHKENLKWSNVDWVILLWMAGIHIGAVAAFFFISWQAVVTCLVLHWATASIGICLGYHRYLSHKSMKLRAPAEFFVLLCGVLSGEGSPLTWAATHRLHHQKSDKHGDPHSPFEGTFWSHLLWLFVYRSKEVNQKFFEHYVPDMKDRKMLQFFEKTYGLWVVGSGFVLFGIGYAMGGMYMAWSMLLWGLCARMAFVYNSTWFVNSATHLWGYRNYETTDQSKNLWWVAIVAYGEGWHNNHHAHPSVAPAGHRKWEFDITWWSIKALRAIGQAYDVNDRIPQKNAEPEIDPEPGKNGIVVAK, via the coding sequence ATGGCGAGTGTCATCTTAGAGCAACCTCCTGAGAATCAATCCACGGTTACAGCTCAGCCGAAGAAATCCAAAAAACGCGAAGAGCGCGAGCAGATCATTTCCAGGTTCCACAAAGAGAACCTGAAATGGAGTAATGTGGACTGGGTCATTCTGTTGTGGATGGCAGGCATTCACATCGGTGCTGTCGCGGCGTTTTTCTTCATCTCCTGGCAGGCCGTCGTGACCTGTCTGGTACTGCACTGGGCCACCGCCAGTATTGGCATCTGCCTGGGCTACCACCGTTACCTCTCACATAAATCCATGAAGCTGCGTGCTCCTGCTGAGTTCTTCGTGTTGCTCTGTGGCGTGCTGTCGGGCGAAGGTTCACCGCTGACCTGGGCCGCGACTCATCGCCTGCATCACCAGAAATCTGACAAGCACGGTGATCCGCACTCTCCGTTTGAGGGAACCTTCTGGTCTCACCTGCTCTGGCTGTTCGTTTATCGCAGCAAGGAAGTCAACCAGAAGTTCTTCGAGCACTATGTGCCCGACATGAAAGATCGTAAGATGCTGCAGTTCTTCGAAAAGACCTACGGACTCTGGGTGGTTGGTTCCGGCTTCGTCCTGTTCGGCATTGGATACGCAATGGGCGGAATGTACATGGCCTGGTCAATGCTGCTCTGGGGCCTGTGTGCCCGGATGGCATTTGTTTACAACTCAACCTGGTTTGTGAACTCCGCGACACACCTGTGGGGTTACCGCAACTATGAAACGACCGATCAGTCCAAGAACCTGTGGTGGGTCGCAATCGTCGCTTACGGCGAAGGCTGGCATAACAATCACCACGCCCATCCTTCCGTGGCACCCGCCGGTCACCGCAAATGGGAATTCGACATTACCTGGTGGTCCATCAAAGCACTGCGGGCTATCGGGCAGGCATACGATGTTAACGATCGGATTCCTCAGAAGAATGCCGAGCCGGAAATTGATCCGGAGCCTGGTAAGAACGGTATCGTAGTCGCGAAGTAA
- a CDS encoding MFS domain-containing histidine kinase, producing the protein MKMDIGVLMTGRRILGTRIGKETVKSSAEQQQNEGRSASAKSSVAADARSTNRGTETLMRKVRRGRLRLPITLSVVLMILNVALMVFWIILAAQIYWWTALAIGTVVFVLILVGLSLYLVLTIKEVRLNQRQSDFIDSVTHELKTPLASLRLYLETLQLRQLSDEQRGEFYVTMKTELERLDHLISQLLEVKRLDALGMQSDPEDILLEPLIRHCAKLECNRRQLDIDQVCEFDFEAATVHTRRILLEMIFRNVIDNAIKYGGDVPKVQIQVRVSSGGRVISRVMDNGEGVDPEIRKEIFKIFYRGESELERRKTGTGLGLYIVRTLVHLLGGKVTVHDRLDQAGSVFAIDLPGKAEA; encoded by the coding sequence ATGAAGATGGATATAGGTGTGTTGATGACGGGACGTCGAATTTTGGGAACACGCATCGGAAAAGAAACTGTGAAGTCATCCGCAGAACAGCAACAGAATGAGGGACGCTCTGCCTCGGCGAAGTCTTCAGTCGCAGCAGACGCGCGTTCTACTAATCGCGGGACGGAAACGCTGATGAGAAAAGTGCGGCGGGGACGATTACGGTTACCGATCACCTTAAGTGTCGTACTGATGATCCTGAACGTCGCACTCATGGTGTTCTGGATCATTCTGGCGGCGCAAATCTACTGGTGGACGGCCCTGGCGATCGGTACGGTCGTCTTCGTGTTGATTCTGGTGGGACTCTCGCTGTATCTCGTGCTGACCATCAAGGAAGTTCGCCTGAATCAACGTCAGTCTGATTTTATCGACAGTGTGACGCACGAACTGAAAACACCACTCGCTTCGCTGAGACTTTACCTGGAAACACTACAGCTTCGTCAGCTTTCTGATGAGCAGCGAGGCGAATTTTATGTCACGATGAAGACTGAGCTGGAACGACTGGATCATCTGATTTCGCAGCTCCTGGAGGTGAAACGTCTGGATGCGCTGGGGATGCAGTCCGATCCGGAAGACATTCTGCTGGAACCTTTGATTCGCCACTGTGCCAAGCTGGAATGTAATCGTCGTCAACTGGATATCGACCAGGTATGCGAGTTCGATTTTGAGGCCGCCACGGTACATACACGCAGAATTCTACTGGAAATGATCTTTCGCAACGTGATCGACAATGCCATCAAGTATGGCGGTGATGTGCCGAAGGTTCAGATTCAAGTTCGCGTGAGCAGTGGTGGCCGGGTGATTTCCCGAGTGATGGATAATGGCGAAGGGGTCGATCCGGAAATCCGCAAAGAGATCTTTAAAATCTTCTATCGAGGCGAAAGTGAGCTGGAGCGGCGCAAAACAGGAACGGGACTGGGCCTGTATATTGTACGGACACTGGTACATCTGCTGGGCGGCAAAGTCACCGTACATGATCGACTGGACCAGGCCGGGAGCGTATTTGCCATCGATTTGCCAGGGAAAGCGGAAGCATGA
- a CDS encoding alpha/beta fold hydrolase: MKSDLVFPPFVPHRLYKNPHLQTIVGQFHSRVKTPYQAEQHSCRLPDSDLLILHDDCPGPWKPGDRVVILLHGLSGCHQSSYMIRLAHKLNARGVRVFRMDLRGCGAGTGLAKSPYHAGSFHDLQVALEQIEFMCPRSPIGVVGFSLGGTITLNYLARHKPGSELVDRALVLNPPLRLAESVHVFGKPLFGRYQRHFVTNLIKQIRKSHQYQEHTHKITGANYPRTLLEFDDQFTAPLAGFESAEDYYNRCSPCDVLPEISVPTLIISAKDDPLIPFESYQPAIEKLANHDKVTLYLTEQGGHLGFIAGPSSDPDPRWSDWRIVQWLMSDSPEALASQIREQTHSSLIQTA, encoded by the coding sequence ATGAAGAGTGATCTGGTATTTCCACCGTTTGTGCCGCATCGTCTCTATAAAAACCCTCATCTGCAGACGATCGTAGGGCAGTTTCACTCGCGTGTGAAAACGCCCTATCAGGCAGAGCAGCATTCGTGCCGCCTGCCTGACAGCGACCTGTTGATTCTGCACGATGACTGCCCGGGCCCCTGGAAACCGGGGGACCGCGTAGTAATCCTGCTGCACGGCTTGTCGGGATGTCACCAGAGTTCTTACATGATCCGCCTGGCACATAAGCTGAATGCGCGGGGAGTTCGTGTGTTTCGCATGGATCTCCGCGGCTGTGGGGCAGGGACGGGACTTGCTAAATCTCCGTACCACGCCGGCAGCTTTCACGACCTGCAGGTCGCCCTCGAACAGATCGAGTTCATGTGCCCGCGTTCGCCGATCGGCGTCGTGGGTTTTTCCCTCGGCGGCACAATCACACTGAATTACCTTGCCCGTCACAAACCGGGTTCGGAACTCGTCGATCGGGCGCTGGTCCTCAATCCGCCGCTCCGCCTCGCAGAAAGTGTCCATGTATTTGGCAAACCTCTATTCGGTCGCTACCAGCGGCACTTTGTAACGAACCTCATCAAACAGATCCGCAAGTCGCATCAGTACCAGGAACACACTCACAAAATCACCGGAGCGAACTATCCACGCACGCTACTTGAATTCGACGATCAGTTCACTGCACCGCTGGCCGGTTTTGAGTCTGCCGAAGATTATTACAACCGCTGCAGCCCCTGTGATGTCCTGCCGGAAATCTCGGTTCCGACGCTGATTATCTCCGCCAAGGACGACCCGCTGATCCCGTTTGAATCCTACCAGCCCGCGATTGAAAAACTCGCGAACCACGACAAGGTCACCCTGTATCTCACAGAGCAGGGGGGACACCTCGGCTTCATCGCAGGTCCTTCCAGCGATCCCGATCCGCGGTGGTCCGACTGGCGAATCGTGCAATGGTTGATGTCAGATTCTCCTGAAGCACTGGCCAGCCAGATCCGGGAGCAGACTCACTCCTCACTGATTCAGACCGCCTGA